The Dreissena polymorpha isolate Duluth1 chromosome 2, UMN_Dpol_1.0, whole genome shotgun sequence nucleotide sequence ctctagaggccacatttattgtccaatcttcatgaaatttggtcagaagattggtcttaatgatgtcttgaatgagtttgaaaatggttatgtttgcttgaaaaacatggctgccaaggggcggggcatttttccttatatggctaaatatggctatagtaaaatcttgttaacactctagaggccacatttattgtccgatcttcatgaaacttggtcagaagattcatctcactaatatcttggactagttaaaaaatgatgccggttggttgaaaaacatggccgtcaggggacggggcatttttccttgtatggctatagtaaaaccttgtaaacactctagtggccacatttattttccgatcgtcatgaaactttatcagaagttttgtcctaatgatatctttgatgagttcgaaaatgctttcggttgcttaaaaaacatggccaccagtgggcggggcgtttttcctaatatggcaatatatcatgcttttgtaaaaccttgttaacactcttgagatTTATTGTCCAGtcatcatgaaactaggtcagatgatttgtccgaatgatatcttggatgagtttgaaaatggttccggttggtggaaaaacatggccaccaagggggcgtggcatttttccttatatagctatagttaaaccttgttaacactctagaagccatatttattgcccgatcatcatgaaactttgtcagaagatttgtcccaatgatattttggaaagttagaaaatggttcaagttgcttgaaaaacatggccaccagtgggcagggcattttttcttatatggacttataaatcttcatgaaactttgtcagtatatttgtttaaatgataccttggatgtgtatgaaaatggttcttgtcTGTTGAAAAAGTGGCTGCCaaggtgttcactagtcatgaaagttggtgagaacattttgtcctaatgacatcttgggctgcacagaacaggtcagttcctttgaatctcaggtgagcgactttgggcctttcaggccctcttgttttaattgccATGGAACGATGCTTTGCCCACCATGGTAGTTCAAACATTGACAATGGTTGAAAAATTGGCTGTGCTCTGTGCCAGTGGTAAACTTTGGAATACCAATCCAAAAGCTTTTCTAGCCTATATCTTATAAATTTTCTAACactcagggcaacagataagatttgATGTCAATaagttttcactgcaagctttttgaATCAATTAGTTTTCCCACAAATTAATTTGTCAAAAAGTTTTTTAAAGTCGATAAAAAACTTAACTTTATTTCTTTATGAGATGAGCTTTTTAATGTTAGGTTGCACTTAAGGTGCATTTGAAAGCTCTCTCCATGTTAGACAAGCCAAGGGAATTCCTTTTCCACGTGGTTAATTGTTTCTCAGACACTGAATTGCCGCTGTCTTACTCACTGAATTTTACCTTTTCTATCACAACCTGTGATATAAATTCTGATAAAACACTCTTTACAACGTCTTTACCCGACGGTTTGTTTCGCGTTACAAATTGAAACACAGTAGGCGCGCACGACGCAAATGAAATTTGTGTTAGAACATCCGCGTTCAGAACTAGATGCCGACATTTTCGCGTACTTTTTTCGACGGAAGAAATTTTTTAGGTAGACACCGTTCTGAACCGGTGTTTATATAAACTTTTCATTAATATTACGACCGCacttaaggttacaatatacttatTCAGATCAAACACAGTACGGAGGGAATcggtaaaataaaacaacaacaaatcaatTGCAATTCGTTTTCCAATTTCGTAATCGTtaattagctcatctattttttgaaaaaaaattatgagctattgtcatcaccttggcgtcggcgtcggcgtccggttaagttttgcgtttaggtccacttttctcagaaagtatcaagtctattgcattcaaacttggtacacttactaactatcatgaggggactgggcaggcaaagttagataactctggcttgcattttaacagaattatgtgccctttttatacttagaaaattgaaaattttggttaagttttgtgtttaggtccattttattccttaagtatcaaagcttttgctttcatacttgcaacacttactaactatcataaggggactgtgcaggcaaagtaatgtaactctgactggcattttgacagaattatgtgccctttttatacttagaaaattgaaaatttggttaagttttgtgtttaggtccactttattcctacagtatcaaagctattgctttcatacttgcaacacttattaactatcattaggggactgtgcaggcaaagttatgtaactctgactggcatttggacggaattatgggccctttatacttagaaaattgaaaattttgataagttttgtgttttggtccactttacccctaaactatcatagatattgctttcatacttggaacactcgcaaactatcataagggtacagtaaaaggacaagttgcataactctggttgtcatttttacggaattatggccctttttatgtcccccactatagtagtgggggacatattgtttttgccctgtctgttggttggttggttggtctgtctgtctgtctgtctgtctgtctctctgtctgtttgtgccaactttaacatttgcaataacttttgcaatattgaagatagcaacttgatatttggcatgcatatgtatctcatggagctgcacattttgagtggtgaaagctcaaggtcaaggtcatccttcaaggtcaaaggtcaaatatatgggtcaaaatcgctaatttaatgtacacttttgcagtatttcaatattcaagatagcaatttgataattggcatgcatgtgtatctcatggagctgcacattttgagtggtgaaaggtcaagttcaaggtcatccttcaaggtcagaggtaaaatatatgtggccaaaatcgctcattttatgagtacttttgcaatattgaagatagcaacttgatatttggcatgcatgtgtatctcatggagctgcacattttgagtggtgaaaggtcaaggtcatccttcaaggtcaaatatatgggtcaaaattgctcatgtaatgtcacttctgcaatattgaagctagcaattttatatttgaaatgcatgtgtatctcatgaagctgcacattttgagtggtgaagggtcaaggtcaaggtcatcctacaaggtcaaacgtcatatagggggacattgtgtttcacaaacgcatcttgtttgacttagtaactttgattatatggttaaattttgtgtttcgatccactttacttctaaagtatctttaaattttgctaaaaatgccataacttctttatttatgattagatttgattgatactttgacaaaactactcttacctgacataccacaatagactccacccaaaccatcccccgtgccctcccccctccccccccccttcccgaatttcccccccccctaattttttttttttaagatcatctcacaaatgaccaccaccaccctcacactatactataccccccaccccaccccacccccaaattgttttgttttgaaacagtaaaaaaacacaaatatttatttttattattttatgtttgaaataccgtccaaccatcgcacccaagaatacccctcccccccccctcccccgaattttttgtttaagatcatctcacaaatgaccaccacaccctcacactatactatacccacccccctaccccccacccccccgaatccccccctaattttttttaagatcatctcacaaatgaccaccacacaccctcacactatactataccccccccgaatccccccccctaatttatttttttttttttaagatcatcccacaaatgaccaccacaccctcacactatactatacccccccccccccccacgccaccccccccccattttttttttttgaaatggttaaaaaacacaaatatttatttttattattttatgtttgaaataccgtccaaccatcgcgcCCAAgaaataaccccccccccccccccccccgaattcctcccccctaattttttttttttaaagatcatctcacaaatgaccaccacaccctcacactatactataacccccccccccccgaatcccccccctattttttttttaagaccatctcacaaatgacatccacaccctcacactatactatgcCCCCCTCcccgaatctcccccccccccccccccccccccggaatttttttttttttttttttagatcatcccACAAATGagcaccacaccctcacactatactataccccccccccaccccacccccccccaaatttttttttttgaaatggttaaaaaacacaaatatttatttttattattttatgaatgacCACcaccaccctcacactatactataccccccccaccccacccccccaatttattttttttgaaacggttaaaaaacacaaatattttttattattattttatgattgaaataccgttcaaccatcgcacccaagaatacccccccctccccccccccccccccccccgaattccccccccccccctaatttttttttaattttttttttaagatcatctcacaaatgaccaccacaacctcacactaaactatacccccccaccccacccacccccaatttatttttatgattgaaataccgtccaaccatcgcacccaagaatactcccctcccccccccccccccccccccccccccaatttttttgtttttaaacggttaaaaaacacaaatatttataaatttattttaattattttatgtttgaaataccgtccaaccatcgcacccaagaatcccccccctcccaccccccccccccccctcccgattttttttttttttccgcatttttggaagataatgtaataaatgtccacgcccccacactatacacccctcttcactccacccctccctcctttgtgattgaaaatgagagtcccttcacctttaaaaagaaaatagatatagatgagctgtctgcacccgcaaggcggtgctcttgttgtacgattgattttttatgtcaattcgttttctgtcaaatacaaatcgtCAAAATTATAAAACgatccttatctgttgccctgaacACTAATAGCAATTCCCACCTAACAAATGATGTTCTGCTACAAACTTTGGCAAATCTTGTGTGTATTGATGGTTTTcatcaaaaatataaacaaagtattCAGTGAATAAATTAATCTGAATGTCCATGCTATGTTTTTATAGGGATCATGAACAGCACAGATCAACTGATACAAAATGTGATTGACACTATTGACAACGCTCATAGCCAAAAACTTCAACTTGATCAGCAAAGCTTGAGCTTGTCACAAGCTAAACAGCAGGTACTATGGTTGCACTTTCTTGATAGCTGTTAGCTTGTCACAAGCTAAACAGCAGGTACATGTACTCTGGTTGCACTTTCTTGATAGCTGTTAGCTTGTCACAAGCTAAACAGAGGTACATGTACTATGGTTGCACTTTTTTGATAGCTGTTAGCTTGTCACAAGCTAAACAGCAGGTACATGTACTATGATTGCACTTTCTTGATAGCTGTTAGCTTGTCACAACCTAAACAGCAGGTACTATGGTTGCACTTTCTTGATAGCTGTTAGCTTGTCACAAGCTAAACAGAGGTACATGTACTATGGTTGCACTTTTTTGATAGCTGTTAGCTTGTCACAAGCTAAACAGCAGGTACATGTACTATGGTTGCACTTTCTTGATAGCTGTTAGCTTGTCACAAGCTAAACAGCAGGTACTGTGGTTGCACTTTCTTGATAGCTGTTAGCTTGTCACAAGCTAAACAGCAGGTACATGTACTATGATTGCACTTTCTTGATAGCTGTTAGCTTGTCACAAGCTAAACAGCAGGTACATGTACTATGATTGCACTTTCTTGATAGCTGTTATCAAATGCTCCTCCATGTTAAATCTGACTTTTTGATAATGGTCtattgataaataaattataatgtaaaATGCCCTTACATGGTTTTTCATTGGTATATTTCATTAGTTTACAACGATCCAAGATCCATTTCTATGTTACATTGTTATTCTTTAGTACcagtatttattaatttacaccATAATTGTATTATACCTGTATTTATTTTCCCTACACATTAGTAAATCTACTGTAATTCATATAGTGTTAAACACTTATACATTTTAAGTTGCAAACatagaacaataataaaatacatattatttaaataagcagtgctctgagaaaatggggcttaatgcatgtgcataaagtgtccagGGTCATCAGAGTTTACAttttccgcttagactggatttttgttaagaagataggttctttcaacaacaaaattccacgcaagaggaaagtgtcatccctgattgcacaggctaatctgggactacactttatgcacattcattaagccctgttttcccaaagtgaggctcaaatataacacttgtttaagGTCGAGGACAGTGCTAACAATGCCCGTAGTGCGGTTCACAAGCACCTGGAGGCCCTGCAAACGTCATTATGCCAGTCTCTGGGCCGCATAGAGGTGCAACTGATTGAGGAAATAGAGCAGCTGCGCAGCTCCAACCTGGAACCTCTCCTGCAGTGTGAGGATGTCATCCACCAGGCATTGACAGCTGCCACTGCCTGCATGGAACAAGGTGGGCAGGCATGATGAAATTACCTTTGATATTATAGAGATATTTAACAAGGAGGGCAGTGATTTGCCCAATTTGAAAAAGTACCGTTACcagctcaattgggaaaaaattagcaggaaaaaaactgaaattgggaaaatttgtgttGTGAAGTCATCAGTGtaggaaattggtgtattttatttgtCGCTAacatatactttaaaattgataactaccGTAATTGTTGTCAATATTATCTTTTCTGCAAAGAGAAATAAACTAAATGTTGGATtgtataaaacacacacacacaaaatatataaatttgtaaatcttcaattgggatttttttggacagcaattgggaaatctttttttttccccATTGGGAAAGTGCGGTTTTCCAttaatttataaagaaggaaaaaatcactGGAGAGTACTGATGCTCTTATAATCTCCCATTGCGAAGTGAAAGAGATAATAGGAATTCCCATCATCCGTCTGTCTGTTATATATTTGTGTCCAGTTTATATCCTTAAACCCATACTGGATATTCTTCAAACGTTctcaaatgttaaggtcattaAGATGATATGCAGAAAGTACGAGTCAGTAAAGCCGGCTCAAGAAGTGAACACTTGGAGTCAAAAGTTGATTATTGTGTGGTCTTCTATTTCCTATGCCCTTGGAAAAATATTCATGACAAGTTAATGTTGTTTAGAATATGTGCATCAGATTTGAGTCAGTCACactggctaaaggtcaaggtcacagtgtatTGTCAAAAGTCTGAGCTCTATATCTCCTATACCCTTTGAAGGAATTAATTGTAATGTTGCTATTAAAATGTTTAGGTCATTGAGCCAAATAACATTAGTCTTTAAGTTTTATTAAAAGCCACTTACAaactcaatgtcaaggtcacgcttGAAGGATGATTGTTTAAGTCTGCATTTTTGAAGTCTATTCTATATATCACATGTCTGTTAATGAATCAAGTTTTTATCATATTAAAGATGTCACTTCATTGTCAATGTTACCTTAAATTGATTTCTTGTTTGTACTGTCATCTTTATGAAAGTGTTTATTGTTGCTTGAGTAATATGAATGAGATTTTTCAAAATCATAAAGTTTTCACTTCACAAAAATAATATTCAACTAGTTAACAGTTGTTTCCCtggcattaattttttttataaccctACCAGAGAcagattattaaataaagtttctCTTGAATGTAAGGTTTTTCCTGTCCCAGCTTCTGTTGACATGTATGGATTAATTACGTTGGCaattaattatatgaatttatttttagtattaaatattaaacatcaaTTTTCTTGAACATCAAATTTAAAGTTCTGGTTTAAAATGTTCATGACAAATGTTTTTATCCGTTATTCttatatataactattatataactatGAAAAACATCATCTGATGCTTGGATGTTCATTAGTGCATAAAGGCCTATTGGACTCTTTGGTCTACCATCTATTGTGTGTGTGAATCGAATGTGCATGTACtaaatatttattatgaatacttattctttattttattttttggttttAAGGTAAAGCCGTTCTTGCCAGTGGACCAGAAGACCATGTGGATGATTTGCTCAAGTTTAAAGATTTCTGTCTAACAAAGGATCTCAATTGGTAAAACtgaacataaaaaaacaacaatcctatcatttaataattatgcatgttttatttaaattatacatgtttaatgttaaatttCTCAATTGATTGAGAGCAAATTAAAACTAAATATGTATTGTCTATAAAGAATTTCTTTGGAATGTGTGTGTACAAATAAACACTCCAGTTAAGTTTTATAAATGTGATTATTCATATAATTAAACGTTTTAGTTCAATGTTAACAACTGTTCAAtctaaaataataaattgcaatttttgtGAACACATTCATAAAATTGCCTCCTTTATGGTGTGATAAGGAATTGCAATATCACCAGAAAGGGAGACAGTATGAGCTgtggtctgggaaaactgtgcttatcGGATGTGTGTTAAGGTCATTATGGCGAGCCTGTgaagttcacacaggcttatcatgtaagacactttcagctttaatgataAATTCTTGttacccccttcgaagaagagggggtatattgctttgcacatgtcggtcggtcggtctgtcggtcggtctgtccaccagatggtttccggatgataactcaagaacgcttgcggctaggatcatgaaacttcataggtacattgatcatgactggcagatgacccctagtgattttgaggtcactaggtcaaaggtcaaggtcacggtgacccaaaataataaattggtttccggatgataactctagaacgcttaggcctaggatcatgaaacttcataggtacattgatcatgactcacagatgacccctattgattttgaggtcactaggtcaaaggtcaaggtcacggtgaccggaaatattaaaatggtttccggatgataactcaagaacccttatgcctaggatcatgaaacttgataggtagattgatcatgactcgcagttgacccctattgattttcaggtcactaggtcaaaggtcaaggtcacagtgacgcgaaatagtaaaatggtttccggatgataactcaagaaaacttaggcctaggatcatgaaacttgtttaaagaaagtctcttctaaatgaaaatccagattttgcagaaagtgttgtccctgattagcctgtgcagattgcacaggctaatctgggacgacacattacgcacaagcattaagtcaAGTTCTCCTCGAATGAGGATTATATTATTAAGAGTTCTTGCATTCTATTGTCAGTGTTCCAGAGGTTCCCAGTCTTCATGAAGTTGCTTACATTGACATGGTGTACAACCCTGATAGCCTCACAGAGCTGGAGGAAGTGCTGTCCCGGGCGGTTCACGTTACAGATCTGCAACCCGTGCACATCACCGAGATTGTGGAGCGGCCTGGCTCCCTGCTTGTCAGCTGGGAACTGGCTAGTGTGAGTATGCCTGAAAATGAatttgaaagttattttaaaaaatgttgtataGATTATATGGTTTACATTAAATATTCCTATTCATGCAGTGCCGCgcataattttttaataatatatatgacaATTGTCTGAATACGTTGCCTTTACTATTTGATTACTTGATAATTCCTTAGCAGtgaaataaacacattaaatCAACATTTTAACACATCCTTATAAGCAGAAGCCATTTTGCTTACAACAATGTTTTTGACGATGTTCGCTTTCCAGAATGTAAGCCAATAGTACACTAAATCAGAACATTTAACAAACATGACAGCAATTCATATTTTAAGAAATTGACATTGTATAACATTGTGTTTTGAAATTCAGTTGTAATGAATATACcagtaaatataacaaaaaatgatATAGCCCAGGGGTGTTTATTGCCTTGATATAACATGTAAAACTTTCGCTAAAAATCATCTTCCTAATCATTATATTGATCTGTGATACAGCATGAGGAAGATCTGGAAGTGTCAGAGTATCAGCTGCAGTACTGCTACGGGGCGGTAAACGCCATCGAGGCTGACAAGGCTACATTCCACTCTGCATACATGGGACCACAATCCTCCTTCCTGGTGAGAAAGCTACGCGCCAATACTCCGTACTCAT carries:
- the LOC127866678 gene encoding cytokine receptor-like factor 3; the encoded protein is MNSTDQLIQNVIDTIDNAHSQKLQLDQQSLSLSQAKQQVEDSANNARSAVHKHLEALQTSLCQSLGRIEVQLIEEIEQLRSSNLEPLLQCEDVIHQALTAATACMEQGKAVLASGPEDHVDDLLKFKDFCLTKDLNCVPEVPSLHEVAYIDMVYNPDSLTELEEVLSRAVHVTDLQPVHITEIVERPGSLLVSWELASHEEDLEVSEYQLQYCYGAVNAIEADKATFHSAYMGPQSSFLVRKLRANTPYSFRVCCRVEGETYASVWSVPRVAATSITHYEWDGTTEGYSTSNENKMGTRTTGLTRVLYSNYQCLHAGFPITFRILDAGERSPLDGLGIVVTNEDSETMKREGAVFLACDGTVFIDGQEMKTRLPSLARNSCVTIQTETLANWKVRVSIQVGEKELTFDWKVDKQVTLGMIGGLGMTPLMQDSPGFFFGMIFSHEDWKVSVE